In one window of Bemisia tabaci chromosome 6, PGI_BMITA_v3 DNA:
- the LOC109042969 gene encoding uncharacterized protein produces the protein MMNLESEEEMDVDEPDAVDEPDPVDDLDLILGGGEGANVGSDNDGNPNEGDSDNQDAANGMAPGESDGTKKEPKKKRVILNPQPKLNYHTLTGKRGLCAMKEIFADIQLKGKGHELSDLNRVMTKLEYWTHRLFPRYNFDEVLARVEKLGAKRQVEVYMKRMRLGMDDILNPISKEFIDEEPASPPPPEPEPLGDAFDSLLPTEPIVPVTTPKPRVEITEEQRERMERNRQLALERRLARIEAQKAAEQMQAGEPTAGPSGVGSRAPADDTTPSGNLFESSQVLSNPNTLVVEDLSSNGEKQISDISSGALHGSQPTAGPSGVERRAPTPDAMPYGNLFESSQAPSDAHASDILDSEASSHADVPFDHSDPEFNINEKENAVNNKSGISDVDQYSTEVDTSENVETNFAPSP, from the exons ATGATGAATCTTGAATCGGAAGAAGAAATGGACGTTGATGAGCCAGATGCAGTCGACGAGCCAGATCCAGTTGATGATCTGGACTTGATTTTAGGAGGCGGAGAGG GTGCCAATGTTGGAAGCGATAATGATGGAAATCCAAATGAAGGCGATAGTGACAACCAGGATGCGGCCAATGGTATGGCACCAGGAGAGTCGGATGGAACCAAGAAAGAACCCAAGAAGAAACGTGTCATCCTAAACCCCCAGCCAAAATTAAACTACCACAC atTGACAGGCAAGCGAGGCCTGTGTGCTATGAAAGAGATTTTTGCTGATATTCAGCTGAAAGGCAAAGGACATGAGTTGTCAGATCTGAATAGAGTGATGACAAAACTTGAGTACTGGACCCATAGGCTTTTCCCTCGTTACAACTTCGATGAAGTGCTAGCCAGAGTTGAAAAACTGGGTGCAAAACGTCAAGTTGAG GTGTATATGAAGAGAATGAGATTAGGAATGGATGATATTTTGAACCCAATCTCCAAGGAGTTCATTGATGAAGAACCGGCTTCTCCGCCGCCTCCAGAACCTGAACCCTTGGGCGATGCCTTTGACTCCTTGCTGCCTACTGAACCTATTGTTCCTGTCACTACACCAAAACCCCGG GTTGAAATTACTGAAGAGCAGAGAGAGCGAATGGAACGTAATCGCCAGCTAGCTCTTGAAAGACGGCTAGCTCGAATAGAAGCTCAAAAAGCAGCCGAACAAATGCAAGCAGGTGAACCAACTGCAGGGCCATCAGGTGTCGGAAGTAGAGCTCCAGCTGACGATACAACGCCCTCAGGTAACTTATTCGAATCCTCCCAGGTACTGAGTAACCCTAATACTTTAGTTGTCGAAGATTTGTCAAGTAATGGTGAAAAGCAAATTAGTGATATTTCTAGTGGCGCACTGCATGGAAGTCAACCCACTGCAGGGCCGTCGGGTGTTGAGCGTAGAGCTCCGACTCCTGATGCAATGCCCTATGGTAACTTATTTGAATCCTCCCAGGCACCGAGCGATGCTCATGCTTCTGATATCTTGGATAGTGAAGCCTCTAGTCACGCAGACGTCCCTTTTGATCATTCTGATCCTGAATTTAACATCAATGAAAAGGAAAATGCTGTCAATAACAAGTCAGGAATTTCTGATGTTGATCAGTATTCGACGGAAGTCGATACCAGTGAAAATGTAGAAACTAATTTCGCACCAAGTCCTTGA